One Tolypothrix bouteillei VB521301 DNA window includes the following coding sequences:
- the devC gene encoding ABC transporter permease DevC, with translation MLRKFLRKIPLAWLQVRREPTRLLVAISGIAFADILIFFQLGLMESAYVSATGMHYRLRGDLFLTNAISDNINTIRPFPRARLFQSLATDGVASVNALYTGIGQWRNPDNRTFWQVQVYGFNPSNPAMEVPDAKVKFDLLKMLNYALFDRAARPDLGNIARVLQQSPSLTVQLNNFNIQVVGVFAMGASFSADGNLIVSDSTFLRLFPERQPDEIDIGAISLKPGVNIARVQATLRAKLPADVLVLTKEEYIQRERNYWSQVSPIGVIFGFGTIVGFLVGTVIVYQILYSDVSDHLPEYATLKAMGYSDRYLIGVLLQEALILAILGFVPGYTISFGLYGLIAQATLLPVQMSMNRAVLVFAMTLVMCIASGAVAMRKLQSADPADIF, from the coding sequence ATGCTGCGTAAATTCCTTCGTAAAATACCCCTGGCATGGTTGCAAGTTAGACGAGAACCAACTCGTCTGCTGGTAGCAATTTCAGGTATTGCCTTTGCCGATATTCTTATCTTTTTCCAATTAGGACTGATGGAATCTGCTTATGTTTCTGCTACAGGAATGCATTATCGATTGCGTGGTGATTTGTTTTTAACCAATGCCATCTCAGATAATATCAACACAATTAGACCCTTTCCTCGCGCCCGACTGTTTCAATCTCTTGCCACTGATGGCGTTGCTTCGGTGAATGCTCTATACACCGGGATTGGACAATGGCGCAATCCCGACAATCGAACCTTTTGGCAGGTGCAGGTGTATGGTTTCAACCCTAGTAATCCTGCAATGGAAGTACCTGATGCGAAAGTTAAATTCGATCTCCTCAAGATGTTGAATTATGCCCTGTTCGATCGAGCGGCTCGACCCGATTTAGGCAATATTGCAAGGGTGCTGCAACAATCACCCTCGCTAACCGTTCAACTCAACAACTTTAATATTCAAGTGGTCGGTGTGTTCGCGATGGGAGCATCCTTTTCAGCCGATGGCAATTTGATTGTGAGTGATTCTACATTTCTGCGGCTATTTCCGGAACGCCAACCGGATGAAATTGATATTGGTGCCATTTCCCTGAAACCCGGTGTCAATATTGCACGGGTGCAAGCCACTTTGAGAGCAAAACTACCTGCTGATGTGCTGGTTCTCACGAAGGAGGAATATATTCAGCGAGAACGAAATTACTGGAGTCAGGTTAGCCCGATCGGTGTGATTTTTGGCTTTGGCACGATCGTCGGTTTTCTGGTAGGAACCGTTATCGTCTATCAAATTCTTTACTCAGATGTGTCCGATCACTTACCGGAATACGCCACGCTTAAAGCGATGGGATATAGCGATCGCTATCTGATCGGCGTCCTACTTCAAGAAGCATTAATTCTGGCAATTTTGGGCTTTGTTCCAGGTTATACAATTTCATTTGGGTTGTATGGGTTAATCGCTCAAGCCACGTTACTTCCCGTTCAGATGTCAATGAATCGCGCCGTGCTTGTATTCGCTATGACGCTGGTAATGTGTATTGCATCCGGTGCAGTTGCGATGCGGAAATTACAGTCTGCCGATCCTGCAGACATTTTTTAA